One segment of Triticum aestivum cultivar Chinese Spring chromosome 2A, IWGSC CS RefSeq v2.1, whole genome shotgun sequence DNA contains the following:
- the LOC123187562 gene encoding transcription factor NIGT1 isoform X2, with amino-acid sequence MGIPSPNILPVPIHPSLRLPSPRTNIRDAPTTIPFLPSPSIFLTFPVPFPPSSLYLPGSFLADQSIHPTRAAEMEMDVPPAQADRDGARRRLRDYLLALEEERRKIHVFQRELPLCLDLVTQTIEGMKSQMGGAASEETVSDHGGPVLEEFIPLKPSLSLSSSDDETSTHAAVAPVSNAKAETPPPTPETKKAMPDWLQCAQLSSAWSEPQQSSSLQKVLPCRPVALNATRTGGAFHPFEKEKQPEPELPASSTTAPASSALVGDSGDKATSDTEVHDKDSKDATEKDTDKDKDKEGQSQPPNNRKPRRCWAPELHRRFLQALQQLGGSHVATPKQIRELMKVDGLTNDEVKSHLQKYRLHTSRRPSSTAQSGGAPATQPTPQFFVVGSCIWVPQQEYAAAAAAAAAAAEATNVALGSANQVYAPTATLPSGSKPHLEKQSSRQSEGPRSGVNSDSDNPTMSSSSSSQATSAGRP; translated from the exons ATGGGAATCCCCTCCCCGAATATCCTGCCCGTCCCCATCCACCCATCACTCCGCCTTCCCTCCCCGCGTACGAATATACGCGACGCCCCGACGACGATtcctttccttccttctccttccatCTTCCTCACCTTCCCCGTCCCGTTCCCCCCCTCCTCTCTCTATCTTCCTGGTTCTTTCCTTGCGGATCAATCCATCCATCCGACGAGAGctgcggagatggagatggatgtGCCGCCGGCGCAGGCGGACCGCGACGGCGCCCGGCGCCGGCTCCGGGACTACCTGCTCGCGCTCGAGGAGGAGCGCCGCAAGATCCACGTCTTCCAGCGGGAGCTCCCcctctgcctcgacctcgtcacccaGA CAATCGAGGGGATGAAGAGCCAGATGGGCGGCGCCGCCAGCGAGGAGACGGTGAGCGACCACGGCGGGCCCGTGCTCGAGGAGTTCATCCCGCTCAAGCCCAGCCTGTCCCTGTCCTCTTCCGATGACGAGACTAGCACCCACGCCGCCGTGGCGCCGGTCTCCAACGCTAAGGCCGAgacgccgccgcccacgccggagACCAAGAAGGCGATGCCGGACTGGCTCCAGTGCGCGCAGCTTTCTTCGGCCTGGAGTGAGCCCCAGCAATCATCATCTCTTCAAAAG GTGCTGCCATGCAGACCGGTGGCCCTGAACGCCACCAGGACCGGGGGAGCGTTCCACCCCTTCGAGAAGGAGAAGCAGCCCGAGCCTGAGCTGCCGGCCTCCTCAACCACGGCACCGGCAAGCTCCGCGTTGGTCGGGGACAGCGGCGACAAGGCCACCAGCGACACTGAGGTGCACGACAAGGACAGTAAGGATGCCACTGAGAAAGACACAGACAAAGACAAAGACAAAGAGGGGCAGTCGCAGCCGCCTAATAACCGGAAGCCACGGCGGTGCTGGGCGCCGGAGCTCCACCGCCGGTTCCTGCAAGCACTGCAGCAGCTGGGCGGCTCCCACG TGGCGACACCAAAGCAGATCCGGGAGCTGATGAAGGTCGACGGCCTCACCAACGACGAGGTCAAGAGCCATCTGCAG AAGTATCGTCTGCACACGTCAAGGCGGCCGAGCTCCACGGCCCAGAGCGGCGGCGCCCCCGCAACTCAGCCCACGCCGCAGTTCTTCGTGGTGGGCAGCTGCATCTGGGTACCCCAGCAGGAGtatgccgctgctgccgccgccgccgcggcagcAGCAGAAGCAACCAATGTTGCGCTGGGAAGCGCGAACCAAGTATACGCTCCGACGGCGACGCTGCCATCAGGGTCGAAGCCACACTTGGAAAAGCAGTCGAGTAGGCAGTCGGAAGGCCCGAGGAGCGGCGTTAACTCGGACTCGGACAACCCAAccatgtcgtcgtcgtcgtcgtcgcaagCCACATCTGCAGGGCGTCCTTAG
- the LOC123187562 gene encoding transcription factor NIGT1 isoform X1 — translation MGIPSPNILPVPIHPSLRLPSPRTNIRDAPTTIPFLPSPSIFLTFPVPFPPSSLYLPGSFLADQSIHPTRAAEMEMDVPPAQADRDGARRRLRDYLLALEEERRKIHVFQRELPLCLDLVTQTIEGMKSQMGGAASEETVSDHGGPVLEEFIPLKPSLSLSSSDDETSTHAAVAPVSNAKAETPPPTPETKKAMPDWLQCAQLSSAWSEPQQSSSLQKVLPCRPVALNATRTGGAFHPFEKEKQPEPELPASSTTAPASSALVGDSGDKATSDTEVHDKDSKDATEKDTDKDKDKEGQSQPPNNRKPRRCWAPELHRRFLQALQQLGGSHAVATPKQIRELMKVDGLTNDEVKSHLQKYRLHTSRRPSSTAQSGGAPATQPTPQFFVVGSCIWVPQQEYAAAAAAAAAAAEATNVALGSANQVYAPTATLPSGSKPHLEKQSSRQSEGPRSGVNSDSDNPTMSSSSSSQATSAGRP, via the exons ATGGGAATCCCCTCCCCGAATATCCTGCCCGTCCCCATCCACCCATCACTCCGCCTTCCCTCCCCGCGTACGAATATACGCGACGCCCCGACGACGATtcctttccttccttctccttccatCTTCCTCACCTTCCCCGTCCCGTTCCCCCCCTCCTCTCTCTATCTTCCTGGTTCTTTCCTTGCGGATCAATCCATCCATCCGACGAGAGctgcggagatggagatggatgtGCCGCCGGCGCAGGCGGACCGCGACGGCGCCCGGCGCCGGCTCCGGGACTACCTGCTCGCGCTCGAGGAGGAGCGCCGCAAGATCCACGTCTTCCAGCGGGAGCTCCCcctctgcctcgacctcgtcacccaGA CAATCGAGGGGATGAAGAGCCAGATGGGCGGCGCCGCCAGCGAGGAGACGGTGAGCGACCACGGCGGGCCCGTGCTCGAGGAGTTCATCCCGCTCAAGCCCAGCCTGTCCCTGTCCTCTTCCGATGACGAGACTAGCACCCACGCCGCCGTGGCGCCGGTCTCCAACGCTAAGGCCGAgacgccgccgcccacgccggagACCAAGAAGGCGATGCCGGACTGGCTCCAGTGCGCGCAGCTTTCTTCGGCCTGGAGTGAGCCCCAGCAATCATCATCTCTTCAAAAG GTGCTGCCATGCAGACCGGTGGCCCTGAACGCCACCAGGACCGGGGGAGCGTTCCACCCCTTCGAGAAGGAGAAGCAGCCCGAGCCTGAGCTGCCGGCCTCCTCAACCACGGCACCGGCAAGCTCCGCGTTGGTCGGGGACAGCGGCGACAAGGCCACCAGCGACACTGAGGTGCACGACAAGGACAGTAAGGATGCCACTGAGAAAGACACAGACAAAGACAAAGACAAAGAGGGGCAGTCGCAGCCGCCTAATAACCGGAAGCCACGGCGGTGCTGGGCGCCGGAGCTCCACCGCCGGTTCCTGCAAGCACTGCAGCAGCTGGGCGGCTCCCACG CAGTGGCGACACCAAAGCAGATCCGGGAGCTGATGAAGGTCGACGGCCTCACCAACGACGAGGTCAAGAGCCATCTGCAG AAGTATCGTCTGCACACGTCAAGGCGGCCGAGCTCCACGGCCCAGAGCGGCGGCGCCCCCGCAACTCAGCCCACGCCGCAGTTCTTCGTGGTGGGCAGCTGCATCTGGGTACCCCAGCAGGAGtatgccgctgctgccgccgccgccgcggcagcAGCAGAAGCAACCAATGTTGCGCTGGGAAGCGCGAACCAAGTATACGCTCCGACGGCGACGCTGCCATCAGGGTCGAAGCCACACTTGGAAAAGCAGTCGAGTAGGCAGTCGGAAGGCCCGAGGAGCGGCGTTAACTCGGACTCGGACAACCCAAccatgtcgtcgtcgtcgtcgtcgcaagCCACATCTGCAGGGCGTCCTTAG